In one window of Clupea harengus chromosome 4, Ch_v2.0.2, whole genome shotgun sequence DNA:
- the LOC105894205 gene encoding SAM pointed domain-containing Ets transcription factor, with amino-acid sequence MGSPAHDLAASALHLPYDFTGFGPSSADSWTSMEDSKPPRGLSSVPERGLPGVYLSRLDMYLSEDTAWLLKRAEVTNPLVPCVCDHNPDHEAPHCKEPEQCPVIDSQGLGGLSPELEGQVEERCLEQVQSLVVGEVLKDIEMACKLLNITPDPMEWSSGNVQKWLLWTEHLYRLPQVGKAFQELTGKDLCVMSEDDFKQRSPQCGDVLHAHLDIWKSAAWMKERSPGDNLIGTDELVPEADSCCSGQPIHLWQFLRELLLKPHTYARCIRWLNKEKGIFKIEDSAHVAKLWGIRKNRPAMNYDKLSRSIRQYYKKGIIKKPDVSQRLVYQFVHPV; translated from the exons ATGGGGAGTCCAGCCCATGACCTGGCAGCCAGCGCTCTGCACCTGCCCTATGACTTCACAGGGTTTGGTCCCAGCTCAGCTGACTCATGGACCAGCATGGAAGACTCCAAGCCACCCCGCGGCCTCTCCAGCGTGCCCGAGCGCGGCCTGCCGGGCGTCTACCTCTCCCGTCTCGACATGTACCTGTCCGAGGACACCGCCTGGCTCCTGAAGCGAGCGGAAGTCACTAATCCCCTGGTGCCGTGCGTCTGCGACCACAACCCCGACCACGAGGCCCCCCACTGCAAGGAGCCAGAGCAGTGTCCGGTGATCGACAGCCAGGGCCTGGGGGGGCTCTCGCCTGAGCTGGaggggcaggtggaggagcGCTGCCTGGAGCAGGTGCAGAGTCTGGTGGTCGGAGAGGTGCTGAAAGACATCGAGATGGCCTGCAAGCTGCTCAACATCACCCCAG ACCCCATGGAGTGGAGCTCAGGTAACGTACAGAAGTGGCTGCTGTGGACGGAGCACCTGTACCGGCTGCCCCAGGTGGGCAAGGCCTTCCAGGAACTCACGGGCAAGGATCTTTGCGTGATGAGCGAGGACGACTTCAAGCAGAGATCGCCACAGTGCGGAGATGTGTTGCACGCCCACCTCGACATCTGGAAGTCAG CTGCTTGGATGAAAGAACGTTCCCCTGGTGACAACCTCATTG GAACAGACGAGCTCGTCCCAGAGGCTGACTCCTGCTGCTCTGGGCAGCCCATTCACCTCTGGCAGTTCCTGAGGGAGCTGCTGCTCAAGCCTCACACCTATGCCCGCTGCATTCGCTGGCTCAACAAAGAGAAAG GTATCTTCAAAATAGAGGATTCGGCGCATGTGGCTAAACTCTGGGGTATCAGGAAAAACCGTCCAGCGATGAACTATGACAAGTTGAGCCGCTCCATTCGGCAGTACTACAAGAAGGGAATTATTAAGAAACCGGACGTGTCACAAAGACTAGTGTATCAGTTTGTCCATCCCGTATGA